A single genomic interval of Candidatus Poribacteria bacterium harbors:
- a CDS encoding leucine-rich repeat domain-containing protein, whose product MNQSKYFYRIFLTIIALGFIHTASAQQELAQQAYLILQTKCLDCHGPHGTFTENLVIDSASGLVDTGAVIPGQPLNSNLYARLVTADNTKRMPLGRDPLDDASLRVISDWIAAGAPSWETQYDVTFIPTDAMFTAMQQHIQTLNPFDQPFARYFTMTHLYNAGKSPEARNAYKIALAKLVNSLSWGFDIHNPHPIDDTETIFYIDLRNYDWDLRDAWTQIEGVYPYAIAFDEETQAGLRAKLANLQQTMDCDVPFVHVDWFLATASLPPLYHNILRLPETERELEQELGVDAYRNLQRDPGRRVWRAGTNDSGVSNHNRVVERHTARYGAYWKSHDFAGSTDAQNIFTHPLSFERDGGEVIFNLPNGLQAYYIADKSGTRIDVAPTEIVSDPAAKDPAVRNGLSCIGCHTKGMKTFTDQVRSAIEQTANPLYDKDYALLLYVTQDKMDTLLAEDTARYKTALEKTGGVFGGIEPVHRFYEAFQDALEAPDAAASVGLQTEDFLSQIRVKSSLQNLGLTGLTSGGNVKRDAWTQRFSEIITALNSPDTPVTTTPSTVRPIQPTPSGIVRIPDPNLRSVIERLLGKENGAAITPEDMERLNRIEADENGIRDLTGLEYATNLERIEFRHNAISDLTPLTNLIRLNDIKLGGNQITDVAPLAKLFNVEWMGLEENQITDLSPLQNLKRLNGIGISGNPVTDVSPLAGLISLEGIAALNTRVTDFSPLANLPRLQWIEFGNDPTISTLPLLTGIKTLRRLEITGTKISDISRLAELTQLTQLNLERNLISDISPLSNLKKLIELRLDNNLITDISPLSGLTNLQKLNLTDNAISDFSPLESLPEIITLNAQGNPGNFIDISAPKITKSWLWMIVSTGNIGGARAARSGVDFLARASDGEVTELKVATDGTTEGNPVGSRVWTIGEVSPTYHSNLEIMGRDTNLLLIDHANHVAYGFLALESPREQQTKMLIGSSDAVKVWLNGELVHYNFVDRYSSDYQDQAPVTLKTGVNILLVAVYNSAGRWSGFFGFTSDAEYTVLPPGPRFSLTTDTTEFQTDTEFVIHLNAASMKDLAGWQTDILFDPAILKANSIAEGNFLKQGDGQTYFRSGTIDNTTGRITGISAARLTSGGVDGDGTLLAINFTLKKAMGTPVRLRSLKAGDSNGQSIHMTSPEFRIRLKTETAMTIPAWDVNEDGKIDTTDLVLVATALGTNSPENPRLDVNGDGIVNIEDLILVATHLGETAGAAAPALVALPERLTPETLQQMLDLLRTQNDGSLAFQRAIANLEQLLTALMPKETALLANYPNPFNPETWIPYQLAEPTEVTLRIYTIKGELVRTLALGHQPAGIYQTRTRAAYWDGKNVLGEPVASGIYFYTLTASEFTSTRKMLIRQ is encoded by the coding sequence ATGAACCAGAGCAAATACTTCTACCGCATTTTCTTAACAATTATCGCACTCGGATTTATACACACAGCATCCGCACAACAGGAGCTCGCACAACAGGCATATCTCATCTTGCAAACCAAATGCCTCGATTGCCATGGCCCCCACGGTACCTTCACGGAGAACCTCGTTATTGACTCCGCTTCAGGATTAGTAGACACCGGAGCCGTCATTCCAGGGCAACCGCTCAACTCTAACCTATATGCACGCCTCGTCACAGCCGATAATACAAAACGCATGCCACTCGGACGAGACCCACTCGATGACGCATCCCTTCGGGTTATTAGCGACTGGATCGCAGCAGGCGCACCCAGCTGGGAAACACAATACGACGTGACATTCATCCCCACAGATGCCATGTTCACCGCAATGCAACAACACATCCAGACACTCAACCCCTTCGACCAACCCTTCGCGCGCTACTTCACGATGACGCATCTCTATAACGCTGGTAAAAGTCCCGAAGCGCGCAACGCCTATAAAATCGCACTCGCGAAACTCGTCAATAGCCTCTCCTGGGGGTTTGACATACACAACCCACACCCGATCGATGACACCGAGACCATCTTCTACATCGACCTACGCAACTACGACTGGGACCTCCGAGACGCGTGGACACAGATCGAAGGTGTCTACCCCTACGCCATTGCCTTTGATGAAGAGACACAAGCCGGGCTCCGGGCGAAACTCGCTAATCTCCAACAGACAATGGATTGTGATGTGCCGTTCGTACATGTGGATTGGTTCCTCGCCACCGCCTCGCTACCACCGCTCTATCACAACATCCTTCGACTCCCCGAAACAGAACGCGAACTTGAACAGGAGTTAGGTGTGGATGCCTACCGAAATCTCCAGAGAGACCCAGGACGACGCGTCTGGCGCGCAGGTACAAATGACTCAGGTGTCTCTAATCACAACCGCGTCGTAGAACGACACACCGCACGCTACGGTGCCTATTGGAAAAGCCACGACTTCGCCGGCAGCACAGACGCACAGAATATCTTCACACATCCACTCTCTTTTGAACGAGACGGCGGCGAAGTTATCTTCAATCTCCCAAACGGTTTACAAGCATACTATATCGCAGATAAATCAGGGACCCGAATAGATGTCGCACCCACCGAGATCGTCTCCGACCCTGCCGCAAAGGACCCAGCCGTTCGCAACGGATTGTCATGTATCGGTTGCCACACCAAAGGCATGAAAACATTTACCGACCAAGTCCGATCAGCTATTGAGCAGACAGCGAACCCACTCTACGATAAAGACTATGCACTGCTGCTGTATGTAACACAAGACAAGATGGACACGCTGCTCGCCGAAGATACCGCGCGCTATAAAACCGCATTAGAGAAAACCGGTGGCGTGTTCGGTGGCATTGAACCTGTTCACCGTTTCTATGAAGCCTTCCAAGACGCTTTAGAGGCACCCGACGCTGCAGCCTCTGTCGGCTTACAAACCGAGGACTTCCTGTCACAAATCCGTGTGAAGTCAAGCCTCCAAAACCTCGGTCTCACAGGACTGACAAGCGGCGGGAATGTGAAACGGGACGCGTGGACACAACGATTCTCGGAGATCATCACAGCTCTAAATTCACCGGACACCCCAGTTACGACTACACCCAGCACTGTCCGTCCAATTCAACCCACACCGAGCGGAATCGTCCGTATACCCGACCCGAATTTGAGAAGTGTGATTGAACGCCTGCTCGGAAAAGAAAATGGGGCCGCGATTACCCCAGAAGATATGGAAAGATTAAACCGGATTGAGGCAGATGAAAACGGCATCCGAGACCTAACAGGCCTGGAATACGCCACCAACCTCGAACGCATAGAATTCCGGCACAACGCCATCAGCGACCTAACTCCCCTCACAAACCTCATCCGATTGAATGACATCAAACTCGGTGGCAATCAAATAACCGACGTAGCACCACTTGCTAAACTCTTCAACGTAGAATGGATGGGGCTCGAAGAGAATCAGATAACCGACCTCTCCCCCCTCCAAAATCTCAAAAGGTTGAACGGCATCGGTATCTCAGGAAACCCAGTGACCGATGTGTCACCCCTCGCCGGACTGATTAGTCTCGAAGGCATAGCTGCATTGAATACACGCGTCACCGATTTCTCACCCTTAGCAAACTTACCGAGGCTCCAATGGATAGAATTCGGTAATGATCCTACCATATCAACACTGCCTTTGCTAACAGGAATAAAAACACTCAGACGTTTAGAAATCACTGGTACAAAAATCTCGGACATCTCCAGACTCGCAGAACTGACGCAGCTCACACAACTTAATCTGGAAAGAAACTTGATATCAGATATATCGCCCCTCTCAAATCTAAAAAAGTTGATTGAGCTAAGGTTAGATAACAATCTAATTACCGACATCTCTCCGCTCTCAGGATTAACAAACCTACAGAAACTGAACCTAACGGACAACGCTATATCCGATTTCTCGCCCCTTGAGAGTTTACCCGAAATAATAACGTTAAACGCGCAAGGGAATCCAGGAAATTTTATAGACATCAGCGCGCCGAAAATAACGAAATCCTGGCTTTGGATGATCGTCTCTACTGGCAATATTGGCGGCGCGAGGGCTGCACGATCCGGCGTGGATTTCCTCGCACGTGCCAGTGACGGTGAAGTAACTGAACTTAAGGTCGCTACGGATGGCACAACCGAAGGAAATCCAGTCGGGAGCAGGGTCTGGACAATCGGAGAAGTGTCCCCCACGTATCATAGTAATCTCGAAATCATGGGACGCGACACCAACTTGTTGCTGATAGATCATGCGAACCACGTCGCTTACGGATTCCTCGCCTTGGAATCACCCAGAGAACAACAAACAAAAATGCTTATCGGCAGCAGCGATGCCGTGAAAGTCTGGCTCAACGGCGAATTAGTCCACTACAACTTTGTGGATCGTTATAGTTCCGATTATCAAGATCAGGCCCCTGTCACCCTAAAAACAGGAGTAAACATCCTATTGGTTGCCGTTTACAATTCAGCCGGCCGCTGGAGCGGATTTTTCGGGTTCACGTCAGATGCCGAATACACTGTCCTTCCACCTGGACCCCGCTTTTCTCTCACCACAGACACAACAGAATTCCAAACCGATACCGAATTCGTCATCCATCTCAATGCCGCAAGTATGAAAGACTTAGCAGGATGGCAGACAGATATCCTCTTTGATCCAGCCATCCTAAAAGCAAACAGCATCGCCGAAGGCAACTTCCTCAAACAGGGAGATGGACAGACCTACTTCCGCAGTGGCACCATCGATAACACAACCGGCAGAATCACAGGGATAAGTGCCGCACGACTCACCAGCGGCGGCGTAGATGGAGACGGAACACTTCTCGCAATCAACTTCACGCTCAAAAAAGCGATGGGCACCCCAGTCCGACTCCGAAGCCTCAAAGCCGGAGATAGCAACGGCCAATCAATCCACATGACTTCACCCGAATTCCGCATCCGCCTAAAAACCGAGACCGCCATGACGATACCCGCATGGGATGTCAACGAAGATGGTAAAATAGATACCACCGATCTGGTCTTGGTAGCGACGGCACTCGGTACCAATTCGCCTGAGAACCCGCGCCTTGATGTCAATGGGGACGGGATAGTCAATATCGAAGACCTCATCCTCGTTGCGACACACCTCGGTGAGACAGCGGGAGCTGCGGCACCTGCCCTTGTTGCGTTGCCGGAACGTCTGACACCGGAAACACTTCAGCAGATGCTGGATCTCTTACGGACGCAGAATGACGGATCCCTTGCCTTCCAACGCGCAATCGCGAACTTGGAGCAACTGCTGACAGCGTTGATGCCAAAAGAAACAGCACTGTTAGCAAACTATCCAAACCCGTTCAACCCGGAAACTTGGATACCGTATCAACTCGCCGAACCTACCGAAGTTACACTACGTATCTATACAATAAAGGGAGAATTGGTTCGCACGTTAGCACTCGGACATCAACCGGCAGGCATCTATCAAACGCGAACCCGTGCCGCCTATTGGGATGGTAAAAACGTCCTCGGTGAACCCGTCGCCAGCGGTATCTATTTCTACACCCTCACCGCAAGCGAGTTCACATCAACACGAAAAATGCTGATCCGTCAGTAA